One window of Nocardioides dongkuii genomic DNA carries:
- a CDS encoding Na+/H+ antiporter subunit A, whose amino-acid sequence MLVLIAAVLAAGALSPWVVLHVGRRAFLLIALVPLLGTAWVAAQGPSVTDGGTVVEVHPWVGSIGMELAFAMGTLQWVLALIVLGIGALVLAYCAWYFDDSDMGVPRFAGVLVAFIGAMLGLVLADDLLVLYVFWELTTVFSFLLIGHDPDRRTSRRAAIQALVVTTFGGLVLLVGALLVGRAAGTFRISEILADPPAGTAVTIGVHLLLVGAVSKSALLPFHFWLPAAMAAPTPVSAYLHAASMVKAGVYLVALLAPAFAGVAGWRAVLLTLGVATMVLGGVRALRQHDLKLLLAYGTVSQLGFLVLVLGVGTRSATLAGLGMLLAHALFKATLFLTVGVIDHSTGTRDLRKLTGLGRRMPVLAVAATLAAASMAGLPPLLGYVAKESVLVALLDVAREGDGTGLAGLGGWALLAGVVLGSVLTVAYSARFVWGAFGNRELQAPPTLHAPPPGFVAAPVVLAALSLVLGLLGAPLTSLLAGQTDTLPAGAHEPELTLWHGAGLPLLLTALTIAAGALLFVAREPVARFQARLAHDWSLERGYRASMRMLDRGAVEVTGVVQRGSAAAYLAIILLVVVVLPGSTLLDGLGDLRIRAWDTPAQAAVGVVIVAAAVMAARSRRRIRAVLLVGVTGYGTAFLFVLHGAPDLALTQALVETLTVVVFVLALRRLPEYFTDRPLSRQRYFRAALGGAVAVVTAGFLLAASTARTAEPVSAALPEEAVEYGGGGNIVNVILVDTRAWDTLGEIAVLVAAATGVASLIFVNARGAEIRRVHDIPYPAGVKKIATRPGRRAWLPGSRTLPPDKRSIIFEVMVRLVFHTLVVISLYLLLAGHNAPGGGFAAGMTTGLALVVRYLAGGRYELDEAAPVDAGRLIGSGLAIAALAAVFPMAFGGEVLQSAVLDVPLWFLGELHLVTSVLFDVGVYLVVVGLVLDLLRALGAHIDRDIQRSRRRAEAEAA is encoded by the coding sequence GTGCTCGTGCTCATCGCCGCTGTCCTCGCGGCGGGAGCACTCTCCCCCTGGGTGGTGCTTCACGTCGGCCGTCGGGCCTTCCTGCTCATCGCGCTCGTCCCGCTGCTGGGCACTGCCTGGGTCGCCGCCCAGGGGCCGTCCGTCACGGACGGCGGCACGGTGGTCGAGGTCCACCCCTGGGTGGGCAGCATCGGCATGGAGCTCGCCTTCGCGATGGGCACCCTGCAATGGGTGCTGGCGCTCATCGTCCTCGGCATCGGCGCCCTCGTGCTGGCGTACTGCGCCTGGTACTTCGACGACTCCGACATGGGGGTCCCCCGGTTCGCGGGCGTGCTGGTCGCGTTCATCGGCGCGATGCTCGGTCTCGTCCTGGCCGACGACCTCCTCGTGCTCTACGTCTTCTGGGAGCTGACCACGGTCTTCTCCTTCCTCCTCATCGGCCACGACCCCGACCGCCGCACCAGCCGGCGCGCGGCCATCCAGGCGCTGGTGGTCACCACCTTCGGCGGCCTGGTGCTCCTCGTCGGCGCGCTGCTCGTCGGCCGGGCCGCCGGGACGTTCCGGATCTCCGAGATCCTCGCCGACCCCCCGGCCGGCACGGCGGTGACCATCGGCGTGCACCTCCTGCTCGTCGGCGCGGTCAGCAAGTCCGCGCTGCTCCCGTTCCACTTCTGGCTGCCGGCCGCCATGGCCGCCCCCACTCCGGTCAGCGCCTACCTGCACGCCGCCTCGATGGTGAAGGCGGGCGTCTACCTCGTCGCCCTGCTGGCCCCGGCCTTCGCCGGCGTCGCGGGGTGGCGGGCGGTGCTGCTCACTCTCGGCGTCGCGACGATGGTGCTCGGCGGCGTCCGTGCCCTGCGCCAGCACGACCTCAAGCTGCTCCTCGCGTACGGCACCGTGAGCCAGCTGGGGTTCCTCGTCCTGGTGCTCGGCGTCGGCACGCGCAGCGCGACGCTCGCGGGCCTCGGCATGCTGCTCGCCCACGCGCTCTTCAAGGCGACGCTGTTCCTCACCGTCGGTGTGATCGACCACAGCACCGGCACCCGCGACCTGCGCAAGCTGACCGGACTGGGCCGCCGGATGCCCGTGCTCGCCGTGGCGGCGACGCTGGCGGCGGCCTCGATGGCCGGGCTGCCCCCGCTGCTGGGGTACGTCGCGAAGGAGAGCGTGCTCGTCGCGCTGCTCGACGTCGCCCGCGAGGGGGACGGCACCGGCCTTGCCGGCCTCGGCGGGTGGGCGCTGCTCGCGGGGGTGGTCCTCGGCTCCGTCCTGACCGTGGCGTACTCCGCCCGGTTCGTCTGGGGCGCCTTCGGGAACCGAGAGCTCCAGGCGCCCCCGACGCTCCATGCCCCGCCGCCGGGGTTCGTCGCGGCGCCGGTCGTCCTGGCCGCCCTGTCGCTGGTCCTCGGCCTGCTCGGCGCGCCGCTCACCTCGCTGCTCGCGGGCCAGACCGACACCCTGCCGGCCGGTGCGCACGAGCCGGAGCTGACCCTCTGGCACGGCGCCGGTCTCCCGCTGCTGCTCACCGCCCTGACCATCGCCGCCGGCGCCCTGCTCTTCGTGGCGCGCGAGCCCGTCGCGCGGTTCCAGGCCCGGCTGGCCCACGACTGGAGCCTGGAGCGGGGCTACCGGGCGAGCATGCGGATGCTGGACCGGGGCGCGGTCGAGGTCACCGGTGTCGTGCAGCGCGGCTCCGCCGCGGCGTACCTCGCGATCATCCTGCTCGTGGTGGTGGTGCTGCCCGGCTCGACCCTCCTCGATGGTCTCGGCGACCTCCGGATCCGGGCGTGGGACACGCCCGCCCAGGCGGCGGTCGGCGTCGTGATCGTCGCCGCCGCGGTGATGGCCGCCCGCAGCCGCCGTCGGATCCGGGCGGTCCTGCTCGTCGGCGTCACCGGCTACGGCACCGCGTTCCTCTTCGTCCTCCACGGCGCTCCGGACCTCGCGCTGACCCAGGCGCTGGTCGAGACCCTGACCGTGGTCGTCTTCGTGCTCGCGCTGCGCCGACTGCCGGAGTACTTCACCGACCGGCCGCTGAGCCGGCAGCGCTACTTCCGCGCCGCCCTCGGCGGGGCGGTCGCCGTCGTCACCGCCGGCTTCCTCCTCGCGGCCAGCACCGCCCGCACCGCGGAGCCGGTCTCCGCTGCGCTGCCCGAGGAGGCGGTCGAGTACGGCGGGGGCGGCAACATCGTCAACGTCATCCTCGTCGACACCCGCGCGTGGGACACGCTGGGTGAGATCGCGGTGCTCGTGGCCGCGGCCACCGGCGTCGCGAGCCTCATCTTCGTCAACGCGCGCGGTGCCGAGATCCGGCGCGTGCACGACATCCCCTACCCCGCCGGCGTCAAGAAGATCGCGACCCGGCCCGGCCGTCGGGCCTGGCTGCCCGGGTCGCGCACGCTGCCCCCGGACAAGCGCTCGATCATCTTCGAGGTCATGGTGCGGCTGGTCTTCCACACCCTCGTCGTCATCTCCCTCTACCTCCTGCTCGCCGGCCACAACGCGCCCGGGGGCGGCTTCGCCGCCGGCATGACCACCGGGCTCGCGCTGGTCGTGCGCTACCTCGCCGGCGGTCGCTACGAGCTGGACGAGGCGGCGCCGGTGGACGCCGGTCGCCTGATCGGCTCGGGGCTGGCGATCGCGGCCCTGGCCGCGGTGTTCCCGATGGCGTTCGGCGGCGAGGTGCTGCAGTCCGCGGTGCTCGACGTACCCCTGTGGTTCCTGGGCGAGCTGCACCTGGTCACGTCGGTCCTCTTCGACGTCGGCGTCTACCTCGTCGTCGTCGGCCTGGTGCTCGACCTGCTGCGCGCCCTGGGCGCGCACATCGACCGCGACATCCAGCGATCCCGGCGACGGGCGGAGGCGGAGGCCGCATGA
- a CDS encoding putative selenate ABC transporter substrate-binding protein, translating to MSLRRLCPAVLAVLLAFLGGCGDGDGDSGEGSNGATLRISAIPDQDPAELTAREESLADLLSEELDVEVEYVPVTDYAASVSLFRAGDLDMVFYGGLTGVQARLQTPGATLLAQRDIDPEFRSVFIANADAGIDPVDDVEDLTVFEGRRFTFGSESSTSGRLMPEYFLEEAGVDSAEEFEGRPGYSGSHDTTIDLVEAGSYEGGVLNIQVWEARKAAGTVDLDQVVEVFTTPTYSDYHWLAGPEVDERLGDGFTDELREALLAIDGSTPEEKDLLEKYGAGALVPADVDSYDRIEEIGRKLGLVS from the coding sequence ATGTCGCTGCGTCGTCTCTGCCCTGCCGTCCTGGCCGTCCTGCTCGCGTTCCTCGGCGGCTGCGGCGACGGCGACGGCGACTCGGGGGAGGGCAGCAACGGCGCGACGTTGCGGATCAGCGCGATCCCCGATCAGGACCCGGCCGAGCTCACGGCTCGCGAGGAGTCCCTCGCAGACCTCCTCTCCGAGGAGCTGGACGTCGAGGTCGAGTACGTCCCGGTCACCGACTACGCCGCCTCGGTGAGCCTCTTCCGCGCAGGCGACCTGGACATGGTCTTCTACGGCGGTCTGACCGGGGTGCAGGCCCGTCTGCAGACCCCGGGCGCCACCCTGCTGGCGCAGCGGGACATCGACCCCGAGTTCCGCAGCGTCTTCATCGCCAACGCGGACGCCGGGATCGACCCGGTCGACGACGTCGAGGACCTGACCGTCTTCGAGGGGAGGCGGTTCACGTTCGGCAGCGAGTCGTCGACCTCGGGGCGGCTGATGCCGGAGTACTTCCTCGAGGAGGCCGGCGTGGACAGCGCCGAGGAGTTCGAGGGCAGGCCCGGCTACTCCGGGTCCCACGACACCACGATCGACCTGGTCGAGGCGGGGTCCTACGAGGGCGGCGTGCTCAACATCCAGGTCTGGGAGGCACGGAAGGCCGCCGGCACCGTCGACCTCGACCAGGTGGTGGAGGTCTTCACCACGCCGACCTACAGCGACTACCACTGGCTGGCCGGGCCCGAGGTCGACGAGCGTCTCGGCGACGGCTTCACCGACGAGCTGCGCGAGGCGTTGCTGGCGATCGACGGGTCGACGCCGGAGGAGAAGGACCTCCTCGAGAAGTACGGCGCGGGCGCGCTCGTCCCGGCCGACGTCGACAGCTACGACCGGATCGAGGAGATCGGCCGCAAGCTCGGGCTCGTGTCCTGA
- a CDS encoding phosphonate ABC transporter ATP-binding protein, with the protein MTVVVALRGVSVSYGGHAALRDVDLVVRAGERVALVGPSGAGKSTLLRLCTGAARPDAGDVEVLGQSLSRPPAAALADVRRRTGTIHQSLHLVGRLRVVHNVNAGHLGRWSTWQALTSLVRPRETETARAALARLGIAEKLLTRTDRLSGGEQQRVALARVLVQNPDLVLADEPVSSLDPARADEVMRLLCETVATPARTLVVSLHDFDLAVRRCDRVVGLRGGRVVFDRPADRVDARLYDELYSLERG; encoded by the coding sequence ATGACCGTCGTCGTCGCATTGCGCGGCGTGAGCGTCTCGTACGGCGGCCACGCCGCGCTCCGCGACGTCGACCTGGTGGTGCGCGCGGGGGAGCGGGTGGCCCTGGTCGGCCCCAGCGGAGCCGGCAAGTCCACCCTGCTGCGCCTGTGCACCGGAGCGGCCCGCCCCGACGCCGGCGACGTCGAGGTGCTCGGTCAGTCCCTCTCCCGCCCGCCGGCCGCGGCGCTGGCGGACGTACGCCGCCGCACCGGCACCATCCACCAGAGCCTGCACCTGGTGGGCCGCCTCCGCGTCGTGCACAACGTCAACGCCGGTCACCTGGGGCGGTGGAGCACCTGGCAGGCGTTGACCTCGCTGGTGCGGCCGCGGGAGACGGAGACCGCCCGCGCTGCCCTGGCCCGCCTCGGGATCGCCGAGAAGCTGCTCACGCGCACCGACCGGCTCTCCGGCGGAGAGCAGCAGCGGGTCGCCCTGGCGCGCGTGCTCGTCCAGAACCCCGACCTGGTCCTGGCCGACGAACCGGTCTCCAGCCTCGATCCGGCCCGCGCCGACGAGGTGATGCGGCTGCTCTGCGAGACGGTCGCCACCCCGGCTCGCACCCTGGTGGTGAGCCTGCACGACTTCGACCTCGCCGTGCGGCGGTGCGACCGGGTGGTGGGTCTGCGTGGCGGGCGGGTGGTCTTCGACCGGCCCGCCGACCGGGTCGACGCCCGGCTGTACGACGAGCTGTACTCCCTCGAGCGCGGATGA
- a CDS encoding PhnE/PtxC family ABC transporter permease — MTDLSGIASLEGSGLKGAAPPGRVPAPRGSRRDPRRTAPRGRVSGRAWLLVWALVLGWSLWSFLDGGHGVLNPAGLPSFGEFWAAAARPELSRDVLVTTLEASATTLAFGVLGTLLSVVLGILVAPFMSQTWWAPGSASGPARVVRAGGLLLARAAVALPRGVHEAVWGLLLVSVLGRDPLVGVLAIAVPFGAITAKVFSELLDEADRGPYDLLREAGAGRVAALSYGLLPSLLPGATSYAFYRFECSIRSAVILGMIGAGGLGLQLTLAFQGLQYGRMWTCIYALLVLGAVIDRWGAYLRRGTSRRRWPLSGAVAALLAAGSVWHLAPDLERWFSARTADRLSRLVDDLVPPSLPAGGWSELGAAAVETLQMSVVAITLAAVLGLLVALVAARGSGSRPRRALGWVARQLLLLTRAVPPPVWALLVLFVVFPGPLPGAIALGVYTFGILGRLFAEVVEELDQRPREALTELGAPPAASFAYASVPAAAGQLIALSLYRWEVTARETVVVGVVGAGGLGSLLEQQRAGFDYPAMATTVLALVAVCLVVDALSVAVRASLR; from the coding sequence ATGACCGACCTGTCCGGGATCGCCTCGCTCGAGGGGTCCGGGCTGAAGGGGGCGGCGCCGCCCGGCCGGGTCCCGGCACCGCGCGGATCGCGCCGCGACCCGCGTCGTACGGCACCCCGGGGACGCGTCTCCGGCCGTGCCTGGCTCCTGGTGTGGGCCCTGGTGCTCGGCTGGTCGCTGTGGAGCTTCCTCGACGGCGGCCACGGGGTGCTGAACCCCGCCGGGCTGCCGTCGTTCGGCGAGTTCTGGGCCGCCGCTGCGAGACCGGAGCTGTCCCGCGACGTCCTCGTCACGACGCTCGAGGCGAGCGCGACCACGCTGGCGTTCGGTGTCCTGGGCACGCTGCTGTCGGTCGTGCTGGGGATCCTGGTCGCGCCGTTCATGAGCCAGACCTGGTGGGCGCCGGGATCGGCGTCCGGACCCGCCCGGGTGGTCCGCGCCGGCGGCCTGCTGCTGGCGCGGGCGGCGGTCGCGCTGCCCCGGGGCGTGCACGAGGCGGTGTGGGGGCTGCTCCTGGTCAGCGTCCTGGGACGCGACCCGCTGGTCGGCGTGCTGGCGATCGCGGTGCCGTTCGGCGCGATCACCGCCAAGGTCTTCTCCGAGCTGCTCGACGAGGCCGATCGCGGTCCGTACGACCTGCTCCGCGAGGCCGGGGCCGGACGGGTCGCCGCGCTGTCCTACGGGCTGCTTCCCTCCCTGCTCCCCGGTGCGACGTCGTACGCCTTCTACCGCTTCGAGTGCTCGATCCGGTCCGCGGTGATCCTGGGCATGATCGGTGCCGGGGGACTGGGCCTGCAGCTCACCCTGGCCTTCCAGGGCCTGCAGTACGGCCGGATGTGGACCTGCATCTACGCCCTCCTGGTGCTCGGCGCGGTCATCGACCGCTGGGGCGCGTACCTGCGCCGGGGCACCTCGCGGCGGCGCTGGCCGCTCTCCGGAGCCGTCGCCGCCCTGCTGGCGGCAGGGTCGGTGTGGCACCTCGCTCCGGACCTGGAGCGGTGGTTCTCCGCGCGGACGGCCGACCGGCTCAGCCGGCTGGTGGACGACCTGGTGCCGCCGAGCCTGCCGGCCGGGGGGTGGTCGGAGCTGGGCGCCGCTGCGGTGGAGACCCTGCAGATGTCGGTCGTGGCCATCACCCTCGCCGCCGTCCTGGGCCTGCTTGTGGCCCTGGTCGCCGCCCGCGGCTCCGGCTCCCGACCACGCCGTGCGCTCGGCTGGGTCGCCCGGCAGCTGCTGCTGCTCACCCGTGCCGTCCCGCCGCCGGTCTGGGCGCTGCTGGTGCTGTTCGTGGTCTTCCCCGGGCCGCTGCCCGGGGCGATCGCCCTCGGCGTCTACACCTTCGGCATCCTCGGCAGGCTCTTCGCCGAGGTCGTGGAGGAGCTGGACCAGCGACCCCGCGAGGCCCTGACCGAGCTCGGCGCACCGCCGGCGGCGTCGTTCGCCTATGCCTCCGTGCCGGCCGCAGCCGGTCAGCTGATCGCGCTCAGCCTGTACCGCTGGGAGGTCACCGCCCGGGAGACCGTAGTCGTCGGGGTCGTGGGCGCCGGCGGCCTGGGCAGCCTGCTCGAGCAGCAACGCGCCGGGTTCGACTACCCGGCGATGGCCACCACCGTGCTCGCGCTGGTCGCCGTGTGCCTGGTGGTGGACGCGCTGAGCGTCGCGGTGCGCGCCTCGCTGCGGTGA
- a CDS encoding formate/nitrite transporter family protein, with translation MTAREPKEIAEAAVAAGTKKVARTWDRVLVASFLAGAYIAFGGLVAITISSGLDPATWGTLPTLFTGAAFTLGLVLVIIAGSDLATGNMMLVPLSAMSGKVEVAVVARNLALVLVGNLVGAVFVAFFLAVQTGVIGSADADPGTTAAMTYERLAAIAHDKATVHTAWETFLRGVGCNWLVCLAVWMSIAATSVSGKILAIFFPIMAFVAMGFDHVVANMFFLPAAMFNDVPGITWGDVTLNWLLAGTGNLVGAVIFVASSYWYLFLKDQPEHAPSVEEKR, from the coding sequence ATGACTGCTCGAGAGCCGAAGGAGATCGCCGAGGCAGCAGTGGCGGCCGGCACGAAGAAGGTCGCCCGCACCTGGGACCGTGTCCTGGTCGCCTCGTTCCTGGCCGGGGCCTACATCGCCTTCGGCGGTCTGGTGGCCATCACGATCTCCTCCGGGCTGGACCCCGCCACCTGGGGCACGCTCCCGACGCTGTTCACCGGCGCGGCGTTCACCCTGGGCCTGGTCCTCGTCATCATCGCGGGGTCGGACCTGGCCACCGGCAACATGATGCTCGTCCCGCTGAGCGCCATGAGCGGCAAGGTCGAGGTGGCCGTCGTCGCCCGGAACCTGGCCCTGGTGCTCGTGGGCAACCTGGTGGGGGCCGTGTTCGTCGCCTTCTTCCTGGCCGTGCAGACCGGGGTCATCGGCAGCGCCGACGCCGATCCCGGGACCACCGCGGCGATGACCTACGAGCGGCTCGCGGCGATCGCCCACGACAAGGCCACGGTCCACACGGCGTGGGAGACGTTCCTGCGGGGTGTCGGGTGCAACTGGCTCGTCTGCCTGGCCGTGTGGATGTCCATCGCCGCGACCTCGGTGTCGGGGAAGATCCTCGCCATCTTCTTCCCGATCATGGCCTTCGTGGCGATGGGTTTCGACCACGTGGTCGCCAACATGTTCTTCCTGCCCGCCGCGATGTTCAACGACGTCCCGGGCATCACCTGGGGTGACGTCACCTTGAACTGGCTGCTCGCGGGCACGGGCAACCTGGTGGGCGCGGTGATCTTCGTGGCGAGCTCCTACTGGTACCTGTTCCTCAAGGACCAGCCCGAGCACGCTCCCTCGGTCGAGGAGAAGCGCTAG
- a CDS encoding SelB C-terminal domain-containing protein, which produces MHVIATAGHVDHGKSALVEALTGTAPDRLEEERRRGLSIQLGYAWTSLPGVGDLAFVDVPGHERFVTTMLAGVGPVPAVLFVVAADDPWMPQAAEHLAALDALQVEHAVVAVTRSDLADPGPAMDRAAAELASTSLRGSPVVSVSSRTGSGLPELRTRLVELVTGVPPADPRADVRLWLDRRFTISGAGTVVTGTLPAGTIAVGDRLSTGTATVRVRGVQALGRVVESVSGLARVALNVSGDVADLDRAGSLTTPGAHHWTEVVDVRIAGDVTRLPSHPMLHVGALSLTTRCRPLADDLVRLTLPQPLPLRVGDRALVRDPGNRQVWGAHVLDPLPPPLRRRGAAVERAGALHEVTGVPDLASEVRRREVVDLDTLRQLGVPASTAVESVVRAGRWVMSADRAEAAAAQVLELVTDHDRARPLDRGLPLAVLADRLHLPSPELVAAVLREPLRLVEGRVLAPAGDVLPVELERALTRLAEELSTNPFQAPTADRLRDLGLDPTRVAAAARAGRLLRLAPGIVLMPGAERRAVEALGVLPQPFTTSQARSHLGSSRRVVLPLLEHLDRARLTRRLPDDRRVVLEGSSG; this is translated from the coding sequence GTGCACGTCATCGCCACGGCAGGACACGTCGACCACGGCAAGTCCGCCCTGGTCGAGGCGCTGACCGGCACCGCGCCCGACCGTCTCGAGGAGGAACGGCGACGAGGACTGTCCATCCAGCTCGGCTACGCCTGGACCTCCCTCCCCGGCGTGGGCGACCTCGCCTTCGTCGACGTCCCGGGGCACGAGCGCTTCGTCACCACGATGCTGGCGGGAGTCGGGCCGGTGCCGGCCGTGCTGTTCGTGGTCGCCGCCGACGACCCCTGGATGCCCCAGGCCGCCGAGCACCTCGCCGCGCTGGACGCGCTGCAGGTCGAGCACGCCGTCGTGGCCGTCACGCGGAGCGACCTCGCCGACCCGGGTCCCGCCATGGACCGGGCCGCCGCGGAGCTGGCGAGCACCTCGCTGCGTGGCTCCCCCGTCGTGTCGGTGAGCAGCCGGACCGGCAGCGGGCTGCCGGAGCTGCGGACCAGGCTGGTCGAGCTGGTCACTGGCGTGCCGCCCGCCGATCCGCGCGCCGACGTCCGGCTGTGGCTCGACCGCCGCTTCACGATCAGCGGCGCCGGGACGGTCGTGACCGGCACGCTCCCCGCGGGGACCATCGCCGTCGGTGACCGGCTCAGCACCGGGACGGCGACCGTGCGGGTGCGCGGCGTCCAGGCGCTCGGGCGGGTGGTGGAGTCGGTCTCCGGCCTCGCTCGGGTGGCGCTCAACGTCTCCGGGGACGTCGCGGACCTCGATCGCGCCGGCAGCCTGACCACCCCTGGCGCGCACCACTGGACGGAGGTCGTCGACGTCCGCATCGCCGGCGACGTGACGCGGCTGCCGTCGCACCCGATGCTGCACGTCGGCGCCCTCTCGCTCACGACGCGATGCCGGCCGCTGGCCGACGATCTCGTGCGGCTCACCCTCCCGCAGCCGCTGCCCCTGCGCGTGGGCGACCGGGCCCTCGTCCGGGACCCCGGCAACCGCCAGGTGTGGGGGGCGCACGTCCTCGACCCGCTGCCCCCGCCGCTCCGGCGGCGGGGTGCCGCGGTCGAGCGCGCCGGCGCGCTGCACGAGGTCACCGGCGTACCCGATCTCGCCTCGGAGGTACGACGTCGCGAGGTGGTGGACCTCGACACCCTCCGTCAGCTCGGGGTGCCCGCCTCGACAGCGGTCGAGTCCGTCGTCAGGGCCGGACGCTGGGTGATGAGCGCCGACCGGGCGGAGGCGGCGGCCGCCCAGGTCCTCGAGCTCGTCACCGACCACGACCGGGCCCGGCCGCTGGACCGGGGGCTGCCGCTCGCGGTGCTGGCCGACCGTCTCCACCTGCCCTCCCCCGAGCTCGTGGCCGCTGTGCTGCGCGAGCCGCTCCGACTCGTGGAGGGACGCGTGCTCGCCCCCGCTGGCGACGTCCTCCCCGTGGAGCTGGAGCGGGCCCTCACGAGGCTCGCTGAGGAGCTGTCCACGAACCCGTTCCAGGCGCCGACCGCGGACCGCCTCCGTGACCTCGGGCTGGACCCGACGCGGGTGGCCGCGGCGGCGAGGGCGGGTCGCCTGCTCAGGCTCGCGCCGGGCATCGTGCTGATGCCGGGGGCCGAACGGCGGGCGGTCGAGGCGCTGGGGGTGCTCCCTCAGCCGTTCACGACCAGCCAGGCACGCTCGCACCTAGGGAGCAGCCGCCGCGTCGTGCTCCCCCTGCTGGAGCACCTCGATCGCGCCCGGCTCACCCGACGGCTCCCCGACGACCGACGCGTCGTCCTCGAGGGGTCCTCCGGCTAG
- the selA gene encoding L-seryl-tRNA(Sec) selenium transferase produces MTDPRSATPRTDAVLGDPRLLDATRRLGPDLVKRVVATTLDRCRAGEVAPGDVVAEVVADLPRLATALSPVLNATGVVVHTNLGRAPLSAAAVEALGVAAGTTDVELDLATGRRGRRGRTAMAALAAAVPDAGGVHVVNNGAAALALVTCALAAGREIIVARGELVEIGDGFRIPELLESLGARLREVGTTNRVRLSDYAAAVSERTAFVLKVHPSNFVVSGFTSSVGIGELASLPVPVVADIGSGLLAPHPRLPDEPSAASALRAGADLVTASGDKLLGGPQCGLMLGRADLVEALRRHPFARALRVDKLTLAALEATLTGPPPPVVSALAADPADLLARAERVAARLTGVVDAAALPSRAAVGGGGAPEVSLPSAAVSLPAHLAEPLRCDRVQPVMGRIERGRLLLDLVAVPAEDDALLVDAVLRAASRPDLPDHA; encoded by the coding sequence GTGACGGACCCGCGCAGTGCCACGCCCCGCACCGACGCCGTGCTGGGCGACCCGCGACTCCTGGACGCGACCCGACGCCTCGGCCCCGACCTGGTCAAGCGCGTCGTGGCGACGACGCTCGACCGCTGCCGGGCCGGCGAGGTGGCGCCGGGGGACGTCGTGGCGGAGGTCGTGGCCGACCTGCCGCGGCTCGCCACCGCGCTGAGCCCGGTCCTCAACGCCACCGGCGTCGTCGTCCACACCAACCTCGGGCGGGCGCCTCTCTCCGCAGCCGCCGTGGAGGCCCTCGGCGTGGCCGCCGGCACGACCGACGTCGAGCTGGACCTGGCGACCGGTCGGCGCGGACGGCGCGGACGCACGGCCATGGCGGCGCTCGCAGCGGCCGTGCCCGACGCCGGTGGTGTGCACGTCGTCAACAACGGCGCCGCCGCCCTCGCCCTGGTCACCTGTGCCCTGGCCGCCGGTCGCGAGATCATCGTCGCGCGGGGGGAGCTCGTGGAGATCGGCGACGGCTTCCGGATCCCGGAGCTGCTGGAGTCCCTGGGCGCCCGGCTGCGCGAGGTGGGCACGACCAACCGGGTCCGCCTGTCCGACTACGCGGCCGCCGTCAGCGAGCGCACGGCGTTCGTGCTGAAGGTCCACCCGTCCAACTTCGTGGTCTCCGGCTTCACCTCGTCGGTCGGGATCGGGGAGCTCGCCTCGCTGCCGGTGCCCGTGGTCGCGGACATCGGCTCCGGCCTGCTCGCGCCGCACCCCAGGCTCCCCGACGAGCCGAGCGCCGCATCGGCCCTGCGCGCCGGCGCCGACCTGGTCACGGCGTCCGGCGACAAGCTGCTCGGGGGCCCGCAGTGCGGGCTGATGCTCGGTCGTGCCGATCTCGTCGAGGCCCTGCGCCGGCACCCCTTCGCCCGAGCGCTGCGGGTGGACAAGCTGACGCTGGCAGCTCTCGAGGCGACCCTGACCGGACCGCCGCCGCCGGTCGTCTCCGCGCTCGCGGCCGACCCCGCCGACCTCCTGGCGCGGGCCGAGCGAGTCGCCGCCCGGCTCACGGGCGTCGTCGACGCAGCGGCCCTGCCGTCCCGCGCCGCCGTGGGCGGCGGGGGCGCCCCGGAGGTGTCGCTGCCCAGCGCCGCCGTGTCGTTGCCCGCCCACCTGGCCGAACCGCTGCGCTGCGACCGGGTCCAGCCGGTGATGGGCCGGATCGAGCGCGGTCGGCTGCTGCTGGACCTCGTCGCCGTCCCTGCCGAGGACGACGCGCTGCTCGTCGACGCCGTGCTGCGGGCGGCGTCGCGTCCCGACCTCCCGGACCACGCGTAG